The nucleotide sequence CCTTACACAGAAACACCACgtttatttctttcctctcagGAGCTCCACGGAAAAGCCCTTTTGGGCAACCGCTCCGACGGGCGGCGACCGCGGCGCTACAGCTTCCGTTGCTTGTGCCGGGGGTTGGTCTTGCAGCAAACGTAGAGCCGGCCCCTGCGGCGAACAATGAAGCAGTCCTTACAGCGCCTTCTGAGCGTCGTCTTCGTCTTCAGCCCGGCgaagagctgcaggaggccgggcagcggcgggccggcgggcagggccggggaggCGGCCGCCCCTTTCCACAGCGGCGAGGCCCCGGCGGCCGATgggggcccccccgccgcccgccacCGCGGCGCCAGCGAGCTGAAGGGCGAGCGGCCCAGCGAGCGGAgcggcccggcggcggctcTAGCCAGGAGGGACAGCATGCTCCGCGCCCTGCGGGGACAGCGCGGCCATGAGCACACCCCTCACGACCCCTCTTCCCCCCGTTAccgagccccgccgcccccaaCGGCCCCCAACGGCCCCCAACGGCCACCAACCGTTCCCAGCCGGcgcggcggctccgctccccggCAGCAACGCTGACGGAGGGGCAGGGGAGACGCATGCGCACGGCCGCCGGAGAGGGCGCAAAATGGCGGCGCCCGGCTCGACCTTCCGccgctggctgctgctgctgccgctgcgcCGCCCGTCCCTGCCCGCCGCGTCCTGGCGGCACTACGGGCTGCGGGCGGCTGGCAGCGGCGAGCTGGTGACACACACGGGGCAGGTGAGGCCGCGGGGACGCCGGGCACGGCGGGCAGGCGTGGCTCCCCCGGGGGGTTCAACATGGCTCAgcgctgggtcctgcacttggggcacaacgACCCCGtgcagtgctgcaggctggggggacGCTGGCTGGAAAGGCTCAGGGGAGAGGTTATTGGTCTTTACAagtacctgaagggaaggtgtggggagctgggggtcggcctcttctcacaggtaactagtgataggactagagggagtggcctcaagttgtgcggggggaggttcaggttggaaatgtgGAGAcgtttctcagaaagagcagtcaggcattgaaagggctgcccagggaggtggtggagtcaccggCCCagggggtgttcaaggaaaggctggacgtggtgctttgGGGTTGgtggtttagtgggtggcattggtAGGACagtggttggaccaggtgatcttggtggtcttttccagccttagtAATTTTATGAAAGGAGTgaagaaagcattcagaaagTAAATAACTTTAGTTTTCTGAACCAGAGTATCTAGACAGTATGTATGTATTTCATTGTCAGATATTTTGTCAGGCTTATGACAGAATGGAGTGATTCTTTATTTAATACACACTATGGCCTTAACGTTTTTGGATGATGCATAGGCAAAAGGTATGTGTGgcttcaaaagcaaaatgctgtctTAGATAGGGTCATTAGCATAGCCATTGCCAAACGTTGTGATCTGAATGCAACACTTGATGCAACTGAAGCATTGACAGCTGGGAGGTACCCTTGTGTAAGTGACACgtcactttgtttttctgttctcgTGTAAAAGTTGAGCATGAGAACTAGGGATAGTCATGTAGTGTTTTGTGGAAACATGAAAGAGCTGTGGGGGGTGTAGTTGATGTTAGAAGACTACCCCTGTAGTTACTTGACTCAAGAGTGCATGTGTAtctatgtgtgtgtatataaatgtgtatgtatatttattatatgtatTGCATATCATATATTATTTATCTTACATCTCATAGTTTATTTCATCTTCCAGATGGCAGTGTGGGATCAAAAACCATCACTAGAAGTAATAAACCTTCTGTTTGTATCTCTGGTCACAGATGAGGCTTCTGTTTACTGGCTTTAAGCATCCCTGCCTTGCCCCCTCTGCCTATTCTTCTTAACTTTCCAACctagaatttattttctctgtgacagaagtgaaaattaatttttcctaTGCAGTATATAATTGTAAGATGATGACAATGCTTGAAACTGACTAAAAGATTTAAATGACTTACACTTGATAGTTCTGTAAGCCTTTGTGTTCTTCAAggtcattattttttaaataaaatcatttttattttacttttcaggtGTATGAAGAAAAAGATTACAGGAAAGTTAGATTTGTTGGGCGACAAAAAGAGGTAACTCTTACCACTTTCCCTCGGGGAGAGGAAGTGGCACTTCTTTTAAATACTTGATGTCCTCAACCaccaaaatgcagaaataaaatttgttgGATTTCGGGTTTTTTGTGTTCTTCTTCTCACTAGAGTGAAAAATCTTCTTTCAGTACAGCATATAGTAGCTTCTGGGTACTGCCCTTTTCTTGTTAATTTAGCTGTTTGATCTTGTCtataaagaaggaaaaccagGGTTTCAGTAGCTTGGTGGGCTTAAGTCTAAAACGGTCAGAAATAATGAGGAACTTTGCAGAAGTTTATgggtttttaaaatatttgggagTTGGGCCTGAAATCTAGTGTTAtaatttaaaactgtaaatgacagcatgttttcattgttttccctTGGTAAACTACAAAATTAATAGTGTTGTTTGAATATGCcttcttttaacaaaaaaagtgaaagctaGGCTTTAGATTATATGTGACAAACATAAACATTTGAGATAAGAAATTTAGTAACCTTAGCTATCTATGTGCATGTTAACTATTCAGACTGAtagcatgttttcatttttggtaATCTCAAATGCAGTgacttattttttctgctgaaagtcATACTATATTTAAATATGGGAATAGAGAAAAATGgaatataatttataatatgTAATAACTACCCAGAAAACAGAGCACAAACATTAGAACTCATATCTTAGCAATACGATAATTTGAGTAAGCAaagtatacatacatattttgatACTTCTGGAATAACATGGTTGCATGCTGACCATGACTTGTCCTAGAAACTGGGATCCAAGTTAAAATGTAATATTGATGTGGTTGTGTTTCTCTGCATGACTATGGTAAGGCTAACTCTGTCAAGTAGAAGACTtaagggggggggtgggagggatcCAAAATGCCTCACACTTTTCTGTTTGAGGAAAAATTTTTGTTAACAGTGATTTACTAAATtcagaacataaaaatattatagtGCTGTATTACTGCTAATAACTATCTGACAAAACTTTTCTATAGGTATAAAGTATTAAATGAAGTGCCATGTCACTTGCTTTAGGCGCCCAACTTCAGTcaataaccatttttttttattttaaatgtttctgcttttccaaaCTGAGTGCTCAAAACTGAAGTAAGCTGGATAGACCTGGAAATGCTAGTTTCCAACTGAACTTCAGTTGAAATAACTAATATTTTGGGGTAGTGGAAAGCATAGATGCAGAGTAATTGGATAAATCCACAACCTTGTGTATCTAGTTAATTTGAAGAAGGATCTTAAATTTGCAAACTTACAAATTATCTTTTCAGTGTTATACCTTTTGCCTTAAAATAAGCTATAAAGCCATCCAATACCATTTACAAGTTAGTAGTGTGATTTTTAAACATCCTTCTTAGTTACTTAGTGGTATGATTTCAGATTCTTATGAGTTAAGTTCTACTGTAAATTTGGGTATGATAATACACTAGTCTGTAAGGAAGCTGCAAAGCTGTTGGGGTTTGATATATGCTTAAAGCTTGGGggcttttcttgtttgtttttagactGCTGGCTGATGCAGTTTAACTTTGTTCTCCCTCTCTCCAAGCATTTGTGACTTCAATGGAAATTCATTCCCAAATTGCTCTAAAAATTCAAGACTTAGCCTATATCCATTAGGTGCTTACGTTTAAGATGTGGGAGCTGTAAGCATCTGGCATCTGAAAATTAGGCggtgttttcatttgaaaaaaaaactttaaggaTGGTTCTAGTGCCATTTTTTGTTCAGCATCAGCACATAattaaatgctttgctgaatcaCCTATCTATATATCTGTTTAAATACGAGTTTTGAGGCTTAATTTGCCTCTGCATATTTAAAATCTTAGTCCCTACCCACATTGCAAGGGTGTTTTTATGAAGGCATATGAGCATTTGCTGAAGGAGTGATaaagtttaataaataaaactaagatttaaaatattctaaagtAGTGAAGCCTCAAAGGCAAAATTAAGCAACACTAACATCAGCcaaatgaaaagttattttgtaggcttgctgctgctctttatCAACAGAGAGGGTATATGTCCTCCAGCATTCAGTTCTTCCTAATAATCAGGCACCACAATTCCCTGAGGGATCTGCTGCTGTCCTttgggagagaaacaggaattGTTTAGCTGGACTGTGTTCTCCCATGCCTGGTCAGTGTTTTAGTGCTAATGATCCAGATGTGTATGGATATTAGAGGCATTAAGTATAAGATGTGGTAGTTTTTTaatgcatacatatataaatattactTTTCTAATTTAACCAGAACTCATTGTgctgatttttgattttttttttgtgttgttgacTTCATTGTATCATGAATTTCGTAAGATATGTGCTATTTAACTTATGCTGCATGGCAAAAATAGGAATTTTACATAGgaaataattaaatgcaaatgttgcttaaaatgtgttcagaagCTTATTCCTGGGAGAGCAGTGATCGAGTTCCAAATGCAATGTCTCTTTCTGTGCTACCTCTGTAACTTTGTAGGATGTGCTCTTTGACTCTAATTTTCCATAGCTTGCAAGTCCTGCTAATGTGTCCTTGTGACCAATTTATTTCTGGTTCACTTTTTGTATGAAGGAACACTGAAAGCTTCAAGTTCAGCCCAGCTCCTCTTTCCCCAGCAAACGGCAAGCTATACGTCTGTTAAGCAAGATTTAGTGCTAGGTTTTAATTGTGAAGATGGAACAAAATTTACCTATTAAATACTAAAAATCATCTGTGTTTATCTTTGGTGAATTTATCTGTGGTTAGCAAAGTGGGATATCTTTCTAGTGGCTTTGCCCTTATAGGAATTCCCCAAATGCATTTCAGCTGCTTGTATTGGattttcacagcactgtttgTAGTCTGAATGTTGCCTTGTTTCTGAAGCTGATGCTAGCCTGCTGACTTGGTGACTGTGCTTCCTcagttacttctttttcttcgCTGTGCTCTGCTTAATCAAACAGGACTTGTTACGAGACAAGTACAGCCTCCATAGCTACTTGTTTTGAACCTCAGTCTTGGGCTGCACGTGCCCCCGGTGAGGTCTGGCCGCACACCTTGGTTCTACACATGGCCCTTCTGAGAGCCTGCCAGGCTGTGGGAGAGCAGGGCCAGGTTATGTGGACGTTGTCACTTCAGTTCTGCCAGTCTAATCGTTTGGCTAACGAAATCCATGTGTTTTAGCTGAAATCATTGTTCTCCATGCTGGATCTTGAATGTTTAAATGTGCAGAACTGGGGGATTAATGATCTCTGGCAAGGGTCTAAAACAAGTAGCtgtgagaaaactgaaaatggcAGCTATTAAACTGCATCTGTGCAGCCAGACCAGTATAATCCTGTCCTCGTATAATCCCTAAGATGACACAGAATCTAATGCCACACTGCAATTTCCACTTCAGCTCCACTCTTCCTGTTGTGCTAGTACAGAAGCAGAAGCCATGAGAAGAACTGACATCAGAGATGGTCTGGTTTAAATAAagacttcttttcctttggactTTTGGATCTGGGTCAGTTCCAGGTTTGGTTTTTCACTCTCAGCCTCACAGACAATGTACTGGCACAGGCAAGTAGCTGGAAACAAGCAGCAGTGGCATTGTCAGACTGGCactggggggagaaaaaaagttgttcatTGAGTTATGCTTTGGATAAGGACCACACTGTTTGAGTGTGCTTAGGGAAAAATCTCCCTTCCACAGTAACTACTACTGTGCTTTAATTGAAGGGACGTGATATAACTGAAGcaaaaattacttcttttttttttttatcccatcataatttttttcctcagtctttttttctggcATGTTTTCCTTGCACATTCCTAGACTTTTGTTTAGCATGCTGAACCAGAAACAAGTCATTGTTGTACAGTAGATGAGAGGTTCTTATTTTCCCCCTATTCCCACAGGCTTGTTTGTGGTTCAGAAATAAACCAGTATATGGAAGAGTGGAGTTCTCTTTCTGATCTTGAAGCAGAGTTGCACCATAGTGCTATCTTCCTCCTTCAGCATAAAAAGAAAGATCCAAAATTTTGATCGTTATTTAAAGCAGCAGTTAAAATCCTTGCAAGCTGACTGAGATTGCATGCAACTTGTGGATGTCAGTCCCAAGCAATGAGTTTCTTGACTTTGCCATTTTGCTACAATActgaaagttaatttttttgttaACTTTATTTAGctttaagcaaataaaatccTGTGGTTGGCAAACTGACTTTTCTGTTGCTGTatgaaaagcacagatttttgtGGAAACTTAATTGAAGGCTTGGCAAAAGAATCTAAGTTGTCGTGTGCTAAAACTATACAAAAATACCCTTGCGGTTCTTAGAGATTCATTTAATGGGCACTtaaaaatcttgtatttttcCTAAGACTCAGATACTTGTCAGATACTGACAAGTTAATGAAAGTTATGCCCAGTATGGTAGATAGCACCTTCTTTGGGTTTgcatattattttatattctcgTGTGTATAACATTGCTTTTGACAGAGGTGGTTGTCTGCTCAGTGCTGGCTCTGACCTAGTTAGAAGAAGGTGGCACAGACGAATGAGGAAAGTGCTGCAGGTTCTGTGTAGGTGCAGGTTGCTCTGTTGCGTGCCTCTGGTGCTCTCTGGGAATGGTTGTGTTCAGCAGGTCTCACAGACATGCTCTAGTAAAAAGTCTGACAGTCCATAGTGATATACATGTTCAGGAATTGTGAATAAGATGGATTTACAGAGTGGCATAACAGTGTTTAGAGGCTTTTCTCGTTTCTAATTCTGAACAATTTGCCTTTCTAACTGTTGTGTACCAAGTTCATGTCTTCCTGAGATTCATGTGCAGTGCTAGAGTAACATGCATGGTGGGAGGCTCTAAATTACTGGCAGTTGTTTTATCTCTCTCCTGACCTTACTTGTCCCACCATTATTTTGAGTTTATCAGCATAGATTTTTGCAATTTTAACATGTAGTGGCAAAAGCAATACAGAGGCAGTGTCGGTTAAAAATTTTCTGTTCTCGGCTGCTTGTTACTGCTCACCTTTTTGCTGAATCTGCTTAGGTCATGTAAACCTGAGCATAGATGTGGTCTGTGCCAGGGTATGGGGATTATTTTTGTGAGGTTTAACACCTTTAGTTCACTGCTCTGGTGAACAAATACAGTGCAGCTGAAGTTGTTACAGCTGTGGagaaagtcaggaaaaaaactaTGTAGGAACTTCTTAAGTTGGTTGCAGTGTAACTGTTTGGGGAAgcagttgttttctgtttgagtgTGCAAGATAACtggaagctttctttttttttttttctttcaggtgaaCAAGAATTTTGCAATTGATTTAATAGCAGAGCAGCCTGTGAGTGAAGTTGAAAGCAGAGTGATATCATGCgatggtggtggtggagctttgGGACATCCTAAAGTATACATAAACTTGGTAATATCTTTGTTCTTCATATAGCATGTTTTGCTTGTTATTTCTTGTCTGTAAGTTCATCTACTCTTTGGCATGTTAGtttaatgaagtaaaaaaacCTACTAAGAGGCTCATTTTATTTGGTGCCTAATACAAAATTAAGATTTCTTTCTACCTAGAAGAATTTGAGAGTTTCCGTTTGAAGCTACCAGAAATTTCTTGCTTGTGATTttaactttttagaaaaaaataaatgtcataacaaaacaaataagGCAGTGCTCGTTCATATTACTTTTTAtgagcaaaaaaacaaacacccacAAATCAAACTTGCTATATCTTGAGGCGTTTACTCTATTTAAATGCCACTGTGTAGACTAGCCATACTTTTGCATTATTCTTGGGACTGTGGTTTATTTTAGAATCCTGTAAGctcaagggggaaaaaaaaggaaaaaaaacctgtcttTAGAAACCTTGGCATTTCTGAAGACTGAAAGATTCATTATAGTCAGAGaatcagtgaaaaataatgtcTTATTCTCGCTGACAGTAGCAATGTAGTTTCCAATGCATTCTTACTCTGGCTTGTAAGAATATTGAGGGTACTGATGAACTTAGGGAATCAGTTGATTAGGCACTGTCCTGAGGCAGACCCTTACTGCAGATAACTTAGTCTTTGCTTGCTTACCTCAACTTTGACATTTGCTTAATACCCAAAAGAGTGGTAGGGGAACTGACAGTAGTGTCCTTTATTGTCAGCACTGTTGAGACAATCATAATTACTTCTATTTTGAACAAAGTAAGCATtttataatgatttattttacattcttcAAAGGCAGATGTTCTGATGGCCTAATTCATAAAACTTAGGAAGCTTGTATTCTTTAGTCTTAAGAAGTTAACTTCTGTAGCACTCCGGTCTGACTTAACGTTGATCTTTTTGGCCTGCTTCACACTCTTCTTGAGAAACGCTTTAGTTTTTGTAACTTTTGATATCTTTTTGTGTTAACAATTAAATTATGTGAGGTCTGTAGTTGAATTCTTGAATGCTAGTACCTGCAAACAGAGAGAATGATATTAGATCAGCTTGTTTTCATTGGCCATAATGATTGAAATCCCAACTTTATGGGGTTGGAGGGTAGTCTggattttttcacttttaatattAACTTGTCGATAGTCATGTTgctaaataacagaaaattctCCTTGTGTCTGCTTGTCTTGTCTTTTCCTCATGTTAAAGAGGACAACAATAGCTTGCAATCAGTCACACTTctaaattttaattatatataatttctaTCTTTTGGagagaagaataaaatcttACACACACTGTAGTAATCTGTTTCTCTCCAAAACGTTTCTTTTCAGGATTTCTCTTGAAATTCTATTGATC is from Anser cygnoides isolate HZ-2024a breed goose chromosome 2, Taihu_goose_T2T_genome, whole genome shotgun sequence and encodes:
- the MRPL36 gene encoding large ribosomal subunit protein bL36m gives rise to the protein MLSLLARAAAGPLRSLGRSPFSSLAPRWRAAGGPPSAAGASPLWKGAAASPALPAGPPLPGLLQLFAGLKTKTTLRRRCKDCFIVRRRGRLYVCCKTNPRHKQRKL
- the NDUFS6 gene encoding NADH dehydrogenase [ubiquinone] iron-sulfur protein 6, mitochondrial gives rise to the protein MSTPLTTPLPPVTEPRRPQRPPTAPNGHQPFPAGAAAPLPGSNADGGAGETHAHGRRRGRKMAAPGSTFRRWLLLLPLRRPSLPAASWRHYGLRAAGSGELVTHTGQVYEEKDYRKVRFVGRQKEVNKNFAIDLIAEQPVSEVESRVISCDGGGGALGHPKVYINLDKDTKTGTCGYCGLQFKQKHH